One Tumebacillus amylolyticus DNA segment encodes these proteins:
- the pgsA gene encoding CDP-diacylglycerol--glycerol-3-phosphate 3-phosphatidyltransferase — MKFNLANRITLARISLVPIVMFFLLVRLDLGKFTFFGHLTSVTDLVAALIFIIAAVTDGLDGYIARSRKMVTNFGKFLDPLADKLLISAVLISLVEMGRLDAWIAIVIISREFAVTGLRLVAAANGTVIAASNLAKWKTTLQIIAVVTLILDNFPFYIFNFRFDLVMVYAMVIITAWSGVDYFVKNKAAIQEA; from the coding sequence GTGAAGTTCAATCTGGCTAATCGAATTACTTTAGCCAGGATCTCCTTGGTACCCATCGTGATGTTTTTCTTGTTGGTGCGCTTGGATCTCGGGAAGTTCACTTTCTTCGGGCATCTGACGTCCGTGACCGATCTGGTCGCCGCGTTGATCTTCATCATCGCGGCGGTCACCGACGGTCTCGACGGCTATATCGCGCGCAGTCGGAAAATGGTGACCAACTTCGGGAAGTTCCTGGACCCATTGGCTGATAAATTGTTGATCTCGGCTGTCTTGATCTCGCTCGTCGAGATGGGGCGCCTTGATGCATGGATTGCGATCGTGATCATCTCCCGCGAATTCGCTGTTACGGGCCTTCGTCTCGTTGCAGCAGCAAACGGTACGGTCATCGCCGCTTCCAACCTGGCGAAGTGGAAAACCACGTTGCAGATCATTGCGGTGGTCACACTGATCCTCGACAATTTTCCGTTTTACATCTTCAATTTCCGATTCGACTTGGTGATGGTGTATGCAATGGTGATCATCACAGCGTGGTCGGGTGTTGACTATTTTGTGAAAAACAAAGCAGCGATTCAAGAAGCCTAA